GAATGTTTTAAGTGAGACAGACTACCAACGCCTTTACGTTTTTTCAGATGACAATGGACGGGTCTCCCTGTCTAATCGGGCCATTCAAAGAATGGTCAGGGGATTGATTGATACGGCTATTGAGAATAACGTGGTTCAGGATAAAGTGTGGGACAGTGATCGTGGAGAAGAGGTGAAAGTGAACTATTCGACCCATTCGTTCAGGCATTCCTTTGCAATCTATGCCCTCGAGAGCGGGATGGATATTTATATTGTCAAGGAACTCTTAGGACACAAATCTATTGGTTCTACAGAAGTTTATTTAAATTTATTTGATGAGCAGTACCAAAAAGCTATGGATAAACATCCTTTTGCACAGCTGGAAACTGATCAATTAAAACACATGGGAGTTGATAACTAGTGGAAGGGATTCTCTTTTCGTCTATTTACTTTCAGAAGTGGAAGGAGCTAAATACATTAAAGCCCAGGTCGGTTCAAATGTATATTAGCCATTTAAAAGTCTTTGAGGAATATTTAGGTATATCGGGATGGAAGGGGGAGCTTAACTTTGAAAAGTTTTATTATAGCAAGGTTCATGATCAGTATGCCCCGATTGATCTGGATTTTATGGATGGGTTTGTTGAGTATCTTCAAGAGAACAAAACACGATCCCAAGCAAAACTAGGTTTTACCGTTGTAAAAAGCTTTATGGATCTATTGGTTGATTATGACTTGATGGAATATAACCCACTGAGACATTTCAAAAATCCATTCTACTATGAATCGTTTCGAAACAGATCGTTAAGTGAAGAAGAGTGCTTAAAACTGTTAAAGGCAGCTTATGATTTCGATCCTTTTCTTCAACAATACTATTTGATCCTTTTGCTGCAAACCACATGTGGATTAAGAGCAAAGGAATTATGCAAACTTACTGTTTCGCAAATAGATTTCGAACACAATATCATTGTCATTGATAAAGGGCGTAAAACGATAATTGGTACGGTTCGAATGACACCTGCCCTCCGAAAGAAGCTTTGGGAGTATGTGAATCACCCCTATTTTATCGCCTGGTCAAAGGAGAGAGATAAGGAGTTGTTTTTTATGAAAAACAAGCCTTTTACTCCGGCAGATCTTAATAAGTTTTTGGATAAACTTAGAAAGAAGGCAAAAATAACACGGAAAGTAACCAACCATGATTTAAGAGCAACAATGGCCTATCTATTGTATAAAGAGGGAAACGATTATAAGTCCATTCAAAGACAACTTCGACATAAGAAATTAAAAACAACGCTCGGTTACTTACCCATTCATGTTGAATTAAACGGATACCTTGATTAGTTTAATGGTCGATTGAAACCGTTGAGTCTTGCTTTAGTAATGCATGCTGTAGGAGTAAGGTAAGGTGATCTTTATCACTAATATGGCACGACAACAATTCAGATAGCAAGAATAGTTAATCCTGAATAGCTTGTAGAGTTTACGGGAGTATCACTTCACTGGACAAGTAAGTTATATCACAGTTTTAGGCTTCGTGATGCGATACTCATAATTAATAAATGATCAAAAAAATTCTTTATCGCTTACAATTGCTAGGTTGTAATACACTCAAATATAATTAAGGTAACTTAATATAGTTGCCTTATGTAAATGCATTGTGGCTGGAAGGACCAGGGCGATGGATTAGTGATCTCACTATCCGTCTGCCCTTTTTTATTTGTAAATTTTAACTTGAGCAGAATTGAAAGGGGGGATTCATGTTAAATATTAGAAAAATCGACGAGTCAGAGTCAATTATAAGATTACATTGGTAATCGGAGCTGGACCTAATAGTTAAAGTGAACAAAAAAATAAAACAAGTAAGCATGGATAATGATTTATACATAATACCTGCTTACTTGTATTTGGGGGAATAGTTATGGCTAAAAAAGTAATAATTGAAAAAGGATTAAGAATGAGGTATGCGGTGATTTACGATGAGAAATTAGATTCTAAAACTGGCAAACGCTATATGAAGCAAAAATCGTTTCCTACTAGTGAAGAAGCTGATAAGTTTCTTGATGAACTTGGAAGCGATACAAGTGAATTAAGTATTTTTATGGAAACAGAACCAAAAGAGCAACAGGCAACAAAGGTCCTTTTCAATGAATACGTGGAAGATTGGTTTTATGGGGAATATGCTCATGTGATTAAACACCAGACTTTCAAAGTGAGACAAGCTTTATTAAAAAAACATATTGTTCCTTATTTTGGTGATAAGTACCTTCATGAAATTACTGAACAAGAAATAGCAGAATTGTTTGCTCAAAAAGACCATGAAGGATACTCGAAAAGTACAGTTGGTAGCGTTCATAACTTATTGTCAACTTTGTTTCGTTCGGCTGTAAAAAAAGGATATCTTGATAAAAATCCTGTACGCTATATGAACATGGTAAAAGTTCCGAATCGTATTCCCGTAATTTTGAGCGAATCAGAAGTAGAAAGATTACTTGAAGTCGCTTACTCAGAAGGTGAAGGTATGATGTATGAATTTGGAATAT
The nucleotide sequence above comes from Bacillus sp. KH172YL63. Encoded proteins:
- a CDS encoding tyrosine-type recombinase/integrase codes for the protein MEGILFSSIYFQKWKELNTLKPRSVQMYISHLKVFEEYLGISGWKGELNFEKFYYSKVHDQYAPIDLDFMDGFVEYLQENKTRSQAKLGFTVVKSFMDLLVDYDLMEYNPLRHFKNPFYYESFRNRSLSEEECLKLLKAAYDFDPFLQQYYLILLLQTTCGLRAKELCKLTVSQIDFEHNIIVIDKGRKTIIGTVRMTPALRKKLWEYVNHPYFIAWSKERDKELFFMKNKPFTPADLNKFLDKLRKKAKITRKVTNHDLRATMAYLLYKEGNDYKSIQRQLRHKKLKTTLGYLPIHVELNGYLD
- a CDS encoding tyrosine-type recombinase/integrase yields the protein MAKKVIIEKGLRMRYAVIYDEKLDSKTGKRYMKQKSFPTSEEADKFLDELGSDTSELSIFMETEPKEQQATKVLFNEYVEDWFYGEYAHVIKHQTFKVRQALLKKHIVPYFGDKYLHEITEQEIAELFAQKDHEGYSKSTVGSVHNLLSTLFRSAVKKGYLDKNPVRYMNMVKVPNRIPVILSESEVERLLEVAYSEGEGMMYEFGISTGLRLAEILALSWSDIDFDHQAIIVKKSVGVGVGGKRNIMEMRSDFRNVMIPSQLLPKLQKHKEEQQLMKEELGDQYEDEHDLVFPKKGGGVQRSSTVRARFNRIVDKANISKINFHDIRKTHASLLIKAGVPLYLVSKQLGYKSVDTLYHFLPPQFSDSMKSIKLFGVNGKENDIE